Below is a genomic region from Sneathia vaginalis.
GCTTGTATCGCATATGTAGAACAAGTCGGATAAAATCTACAGACTCTTCTATTACTTTTTGTGACTTTTTGATATATTCTTATTATCTTTATTAAAATTTTTTTCATGTCTTTTGAGTCCTAAAAGAATATCTTTTTCAATCTTTTCATATTTTAGTGTTTCAAAATCTTGGCTACATGTTTTTTT
It encodes:
- the yidD gene encoding membrane protein insertion efficiency factor YidD, producing the protein MKKILIKIIRIYQKVTKSNRRVCRFYPTCSTYAIQALEKYGIIKGTVLTIFRILRCNPLFKGGYDPLN